Proteins encoded by one window of Candidatus Obscuribacterales bacterium:
- a CDS encoding DNA-directed RNA polymerase subunit gamma, producing MPKIEQRFDYVKIGLASPDRIRQWGERTLPNGMVVGEVTKPETINYRTLKPEMDGLFCERIFGPAKDWECHCGKYKRVRHRGIVCERCGVEVTESRVRRHRMGYIKLAAPVAHVWYLKGIPSYMAILLDMPLRDVEQIVYFNAYVVLSPGNADNLAYKQLLTEDQWIEIEDQLYSEDSDLSGVEVGIGAEALQRLLEDLNLEAEAEQLREEIAGAKGQKRAKLIKRLRVIDNFVATGSRPEHMVLNVIPVIPPDLRPMVQLDGGRFATSDLNDLYRRVINRNNRLARLQEILAPEIIVRNEKRMLQEAVDALIDNGRRGRTVVGANNRPLKSLSDIIEGKQGRFRQNLLGKRVDYSGRSVIVVGPNLKMHQCGLPKEMAIELFQPFVIHRLIRQGLVNNIKAAKKLIQRNDPSIWDVLEEVIEGHPVMLNRAPTLHRLGIQAFEPILVEGRAIQIHPLVCPAFNADFDGDQMAVHVPLSLEAQAEARLLMLASNNILSPATGRPIVTPSQDMVLGCYYLTVDNPKQQLGSGRYFSSMEDVVIAYEQKQVSLHAHVWVRFDGPVDSGEKEGEPLEESRTDEGITTRVYKFRRVREDAEGNVISQYVRTTPGRIIYNKTIHDVLMT from the coding sequence ATGCCCAAAATAGAGCAACGGTTCGACTACGTCAAAATTGGGCTGGCATCGCCCGATCGAATCCGGCAGTGGGGTGAGCGCACCCTGCCCAACGGCATGGTCGTGGGTGAGGTGACCAAGCCCGAAACCATCAATTACCGAACGCTCAAGCCTGAAATGGATGGCTTGTTCTGTGAGCGGATTTTTGGCCCCGCTAAGGATTGGGAATGCCACTGTGGTAAATACAAGCGGGTGCGCCACAGAGGAATTGTCTGTGAGCGCTGTGGTGTAGAGGTGACAGAGTCACGGGTGCGCCGCCATCGCATGGGCTACATCAAATTGGCTGCCCCTGTTGCCCACGTTTGGTATCTCAAGGGGATTCCTAGCTACATGGCGATCCTGTTGGATATGCCTTTGCGGGATGTGGAACAAATTGTCTACTTCAATGCTTATGTGGTGTTGAGCCCAGGCAATGCCGATAATCTTGCCTACAAACAGTTGCTGACGGAAGATCAATGGATCGAAATTGAAGATCAACTGTACAGCGAAGATTCTGATCTGTCGGGTGTAGAAGTGGGGATTGGCGCTGAAGCGCTCCAGCGGCTCCTAGAAGATCTGAACCTAGAAGCTGAGGCAGAGCAACTGCGAGAAGAAATTGCCGGTGCTAAGGGACAAAAACGCGCCAAGTTGATTAAGCGCCTGCGGGTGATTGACAACTTTGTGGCTACCGGTTCCCGACCAGAGCACATGGTGCTGAATGTGATTCCGGTAATTCCGCCCGATCTCCGTCCCATGGTGCAGCTCGACGGGGGACGCTTTGCAACCTCGGATTTGAACGATCTCTATCGTCGGGTGATTAACCGAAATAATCGCCTAGCCCGTCTCCAGGAAATTCTGGCACCGGAAATCATTGTGCGCAACGAAAAGCGCATGCTTCAGGAAGCTGTGGATGCGTTGATTGACAATGGTCGACGGGGACGTACTGTTGTTGGTGCTAACAATCGTCCGTTGAAGTCCTTGTCTGACATTATTGAAGGGAAGCAAGGGCGATTCCGGCAAAACTTGCTAGGGAAACGGGTAGACTACTCCGGCCGTTCGGTGATTGTGGTGGGCCCCAACCTGAAGATGCACCAGTGTGGGCTGCCCAAGGAAATGGCTATTGAGCTATTCCAGCCCTTCGTGATTCACCGCTTGATTCGCCAAGGTCTAGTCAACAATATTAAGGCGGCCAAGAAGCTGATCCAGCGCAATGATCCCAGCATTTGGGATGTACTGGAAGAGGTGATTGAAGGGCACCCGGTGATGCTGAACCGGGCACCGACGCTTCACCGTTTGGGGATTCAGGCCTTCGAGCCAATTTTGGTGGAAGGACGAGCGATTCAGATTCATCCCCTGGTTTGTCCGGCCTTCAACGCTGACTTTGACGGAGACCAAATGGCGGTGCATGTGCCGCTCTCCCTGGAAGCTCAGGCGGAGGCTCGTTTACTGATGCTGGCTTCTAACAATATTCTGTCGCCAGCAACGGGGCGTCCGATTGTGACCCCTAGCCAAGATATGGTGTTGGGCTGCTACTATCTCACCGTGGACAATCCCAAGCAGCAACTGGGCAGTGGGCGGTACTTCTCTAGTATGGAGGACGTGGTGATTGCCTATGAGCAAAAGCAGGTGTCTCTCCATGCCCATGTGTGGGTACGGTTTGATGGGCCGGTTGATAGCGGTGAAAAGGAAGGAGAGCCTCTTGAGGAGTCTCGCACCGACGAAGGAATTACCACTCGGGTGTACAAATTCCGACGGGTGCGTGAGGATGCAGAGGGCAATGTTATTTCTCAGTATGTTCGAACGACGCCGGGGCGAATCATTTACAACAAGACGATTCACGACGTTTTGATGACCTAG
- the rpoB gene encoding DNA-directed RNA polymerase subunit beta — protein sequence MTNLTQTSPAFTLPDLVEIQRASFRWFLEEGLIEELNSYSPITDYTGKLELHFLGQNYKLKRPKYDVDEAKRRDSTYAVQMYVPTRLINKETGEIKEQEVFIGDLPLMTDRGTFIINGAERVIVNQIVRSPGVYYKAETDKNGRRTYNASLIPNRGAWLKFETDKNDLVWVRIDKTRKLSAQVLLKALGLNDSEIFDALRHPEYFQKTIDKEGQFSEDEALMELYRKLRPGEPPTVSGGQQLLESRFFDPKRYDLGRVGRYKLNRKLRLSIPDTMRVLTPQDILAAIDYLINLEFDIGTIDDIDHLGNRRVRSVGELLQNQVRVGLNRLERIIRERMTVSDAESLTPASLVNPKPLVAAIKEFFGSSQLSQFMDQTNPLAELTHKRRLSALGPGGLTRERAGFAVRDIHPSHYGRICPIETPEGPNAGLIGSLATHARVNAYGFIETPSYPVENGRVLKEQAPLYMTADEEDDLRVAPGDIPLDEEGYILGETVPVRYRQEFTTTTPTEVDYVAISPVQIISVATSLIPFLEHDDANRALMGSNMQRQAVPLLRPERPLVGTGLEAQAARDSGMVILSRVDGEVTYVDATRIVVRDDQGQEIEHIVQKYQRSNQDTCLNQRPIVFEGDRVVLGQVLADGSATEGGEIALGQNVIISYMPWEGYNYEDAILISERLVYEDVYTSIHIEKYEIEARQTKLGPEEITREIPNVGEDALRQLDETGIIRIGAWVEASDILVGKVTPKGESDQPPEEKLLRAIFGEKARDVRDNSLRVPNGEKGRVVDVRVFTREQGDELPPGANMVVRVYVAQKRKIQVGDKMAGRHGNKGIISRILPIEDMPYLPDGTPIDIALNPLGVPSRMNVGQVFECLLGWAGHNLNTRFKVTPFDEMYGQEASRSITHGKLLEAREETGKDWIFDPENPGKIQVYDGRTGEPFDRPVTVGTAYMLKLVHLVDDKIHARSTGPYSLVTQQPLGGKAQQGGQRFGEMEVWALEAFGASYTLQELLTVKSDDMQGRNEALNAIVKGKAIPRPGTPESFKVLMRELQSLCLDIAAHKLETNEDGSSRDVEVDLMADVSSRRAPSRPTYESVSREEDTEEVGEQL from the coding sequence ATGACTAATTTAACCCAGACTTCACCCGCCTTCACTCTACCAGACCTAGTTGAGATTCAGCGGGCTAGTTTCCGTTGGTTTCTTGAAGAAGGATTGATCGAAGAACTCAATAGTTACTCCCCGATTACAGACTATACCGGGAAGCTAGAACTTCATTTTCTTGGTCAAAACTATAAACTCAAGCGCCCAAAGTATGATGTCGATGAAGCTAAGCGGCGGGATAGTACCTACGCCGTTCAGATGTATGTTCCCACTCGGCTGATTAACAAAGAGACGGGCGAGATTAAGGAGCAGGAGGTCTTCATTGGTGATCTACCGCTGATGACCGATCGCGGTACCTTCATTATTAATGGAGCAGAGCGGGTCATTGTTAACCAAATTGTGCGTAGCCCTGGGGTCTACTACAAAGCGGAAACGGACAAAAATGGTCGGCGTACCTACAATGCAAGTCTGATCCCCAACCGAGGCGCATGGCTGAAGTTTGAGACCGACAAAAATGATCTGGTCTGGGTGCGGATTGATAAGACCCGTAAGCTATCGGCCCAGGTCTTGCTCAAGGCCCTAGGCTTGAACGATAGCGAAATCTTTGATGCCCTGCGCCATCCTGAGTATTTCCAAAAAACCATCGATAAAGAAGGGCAGTTTAGCGAAGACGAAGCTCTCATGGAGCTGTATCGCAAATTGCGTCCGGGTGAGCCGCCGACGGTTTCCGGTGGTCAACAACTTCTGGAATCTCGCTTCTTCGATCCCAAGCGCTACGACCTGGGACGGGTGGGTCGCTACAAGCTCAATCGCAAGCTGCGCCTGAGTATTCCTGACACCATGCGGGTGCTGACGCCTCAAGATATCCTGGCGGCGATCGACTACTTGATCAACCTAGAGTTTGATATCGGCACCATTGACGACATCGACCACTTAGGCAACCGTCGGGTGCGATCGGTGGGTGAGCTGCTGCAAAACCAAGTGCGGGTTGGTCTCAATCGCCTAGAGCGGATCATTCGGGAACGGATGACCGTGTCGGATGCCGAATCGCTGACGCCAGCTTCTTTGGTGAACCCTAAGCCTTTGGTGGCCGCCATTAAGGAGTTCTTCGGCTCCTCCCAGCTCTCTCAGTTTATGGATCAAACCAATCCTCTGGCAGAGTTGACTCACAAACGCCGTCTCAGCGCCTTGGGCCCAGGTGGTCTGACCCGTGAGCGGGCAGGCTTTGCCGTGCGGGATATTCACCCCTCCCACTACGGACGTATTTGTCCGATTGAGACGCCAGAAGGCCCCAACGCCGGGCTGATTGGTTCCTTGGCCACCCACGCGCGCGTCAATGCCTATGGGTTCATTGAAACGCCGTCATACCCGGTGGAAAATGGCCGAGTCCTGAAAGAGCAAGCGCCGCTCTATATGACGGCGGATGAAGAAGATGATCTGCGGGTGGCACCGGGGGATATTCCCCTAGATGAAGAAGGCTACATTTTGGGTGAAACCGTGCCCGTGCGCTACCGGCAGGAGTTTACCACCACCACCCCCACCGAGGTGGACTATGTAGCCATCTCTCCGGTACAGATTATTTCTGTTGCTACATCCCTGATTCCCTTCCTAGAGCACGATGATGCGAACCGAGCCTTGATGGGCTCGAACATGCAGCGGCAGGCCGTCCCCTTGCTACGCCCAGAGCGCCCGCTTGTGGGCACGGGGTTGGAGGCGCAGGCTGCCCGTGACTCGGGGATGGTGATTCTCTCGCGAGTAGATGGGGAAGTGACCTATGTAGACGCTACCCGGATTGTGGTGCGGGATGATCAGGGGCAGGAGATTGAACATATTGTTCAGAAGTACCAACGCTCCAACCAAGATACTTGCTTGAACCAACGCCCTATTGTCTTTGAAGGCGATCGCGTGGTGCTCGGCCAGGTTTTGGCGGATGGTTCTGCCACGGAAGGGGGTGAGATTGCTCTAGGTCAAAACGTCATCATCTCCTATATGCCGTGGGAGGGATACAACTATGAGGATGCGATTCTCATTAGTGAGCGCTTGGTGTATGAAGATGTTTACACCTCGATTCATATTGAAAAGTATGAAATTGAGGCACGCCAGACCAAGCTTGGCCCTGAAGAAATTACCCGGGAAATTCCTAACGTTGGGGAAGATGCCCTGCGGCAGTTAGATGAAACGGGGATTATTCGGATTGGGGCTTGGGTAGAAGCTAGCGACATCTTGGTGGGTAAGGTGACGCCTAAGGGCGAGTCCGACCAGCCACCAGAAGAAAAACTGCTGCGCGCTATTTTCGGGGAAAAAGCCCGAGATGTGCGAGATAATTCCCTCCGAGTGCCCAACGGTGAGAAAGGTCGGGTTGTGGATGTCCGCGTCTTCACCCGAGAGCAAGGGGATGAGCTGCCTCCGGGAGCCAACATGGTGGTTCGAGTTTATGTGGCCCAGAAGCGGAAAATTCAGGTGGGCGACAAGATGGCTGGACGCCACGGTAATAAAGGGATTATTTCCCGAATCTTGCCGATTGAGGATATGCCCTATCTGCCTGACGGCACCCCCATTGACATTGCTCTTAATCCCCTAGGTGTGCCATCACGGATGAACGTGGGTCAGGTCTTTGAGTGCCTATTGGGGTGGGCTGGTCACAACCTCAACACTCGCTTTAAGGTGACACCGTTTGACGAAATGTATGGGCAGGAAGCGTCCCGCAGCATTACCCATGGCAAACTGCTAGAGGCTCGTGAGGAAACCGGTAAAGACTGGATCTTTGATCCCGAGAATCCTGGCAAGATCCAAGTCTACGACGGGCGAACGGGTGAGCCGTTTGATCGTCCGGTAACGGTGGGTACGGCTTACATGCTGAAGCTGGTTCACTTAGTGGACGATAAGATCCACGCTCGTTCAACAGGGCCATACTCCTTGGTGACTCAGCAGCCTTTGGGTGGTAAGGCTCAGCAGGGTGGTCAGCGATTCGGAGAAATGGAAGTTTGGGCGCTGGAAGCCTTTGGTGCATCCTATACCCTGCAAGAACTGCTGACTGTGAAGTCGGATGATATGCAGGGACGCAACGAAGCCCTCAATGCCATTGTTAAAGGTAAGGCTATTCCTCGCCCAGGGACCCCTGAGTCCTTTAAGGTTTTGATGCGAGAGCTGCAGTCCCTCTGTTTAGATATTGCTGCTCACAAGCTTGAAACCAATGAAGACGGCAGCAGTCGCGATGTGGAAGTGGATCTCATGGCAGACGTTAGTAGTCGTCGGGCTCCATCTCGTCCCACCTATGAATCAGTGTCCCGTGAGGAAGACACTGAAGAAGTTGGAGAACAACTCTAG